From one Dysidea avara chromosome 9, odDysAvar1.4, whole genome shotgun sequence genomic stretch:
- the LOC136266100 gene encoding TNF receptor-associated factor 5-like produces MALATFSNDGSSHEHQLGTSSAHLLICNVCHCPSIEPYHSQCCGYTCCKSCLEDTMKAATISCPICHSEEFTTLPNDQTDINLQMFCTNKKEECKLHGEMKDSIHHLGCQFEVVACSNDDGKCLQQQNFTNQVKDEHLNHMVDCQYCHIEGELQFIEGEHKEHLTCPNMCEVGVMPVKNIDEHRKTCPLEVVSYPIECGVSLQQQYLTSHVEDKCVRHNLNCQYCHFTGDLQFIEGEHKEQCSKLPVVCPNKCEVGSIPREDIDEHRKVCLLEGVFCPNNCGITLQRQNLMNHVEDKCICRMVDCQYCHIKGEHQYIEGEHKELCPKFPITCPNDCKVGNVPRDGVVEHMKMCPLELIQCEYHIVGCDETIARKDQKKHNKEKVEEHLSFTKQALSVTQDHLKVMEVETGNSKNLLSKQFEQMHTKFTEQLHPICEKLDVVLIDLNATQVDTKKMQEQIDKELASSTNEISAVKEDFKDFQSQAQETTADLVQKITAAQTETKKATDDFIQRLEESENTLKQELVITQQKLADTDQKLSATQEDAEKAKEESKKTIDELTQKLTNTEEDLHITKQQLSATYQNLANVEKEHATLAANIDDALAKLETKFQTKITEIEAAAQKKIAELEAKLQQKMHQTEQQFYWHRKMALSAEDLSSGDQVVPVIVKMSEYTKKKNHKVTWYSDSFYTHQKGYKMCLCVDAAGLSGGSRSYLSVKLYVMKGPYDNQLTWPLKGYCEIQLLNQISSSYHYVCHNGMYWDYGHNRVTIASWEVSNYYMWFSERFITNEDLNTMTKTRQYLKDDCIYFQVQYVMN; encoded by the coding sequence ATGGCATTAGCCACATTCAGTAATGATGGGAGCAGCCATGAACATCAGCTGGGTACATCATCTGCTCATTTACTGATATGTAATGTCTGTCATTGTCCCAGTATAGAGCCTTATCATAGTCAATGTTGCGGTTATACCTGTTGTAAATCTTGCCTTGAGGATACAATGAAAGCTGCTACCATTAGTTGTCCAATTTGTCACAGCGAAGAGTTTACCACACTTCCCAATGATCAAACAGACATCAACCTACAAATGTTCTGTACTAACAAGAAGGAAGAATGCAAGTTGCATGGTGAAATGAAAGACAGTATCCATCACCTTGGTTGTCAATTTGAAGTGGTGGCCTGCTCCAATGATGATGGAAAGTGCttacaacaacaaaattttACCAATCAGGTTAAAGATGAGCATTTAAATCATATGGTGGACTGTCAATATTGCCACATTGAAGGAGAACTTCAATTTATAGAAGGTGAACACAAGGAACACTTAACCTGCCCCAACATGTGTGAGGTTGGTGTTATGCCTGTTAAGAATATTGATGAACACAGGAAAACATGTCCACTTGAGGTAGTCTCTTACCCTATTGAATGTGGAGTAAGCTTGCAGCAACAATATCTGACTAGTCATGTTGAAGACAAATGTGTACGTCATAATCTTAACTGCCAGTATTGCCACTTCACAGGGGATCTTCAGTTTATTGAGGGtgaacacaaggaacagtgttCCAAATTACCTGTAGTctgtcccaacaagtgtgaaGTTGGTAGCATACCTCGTGAAGATATTGATGAGCACAGGAAGGTGTGTTTACTCGAAGGAGTTTTTTGTCCTAATAATTGTGGAATAACTTTACAACGTCAAAATCTGATGAATCATGTTGAGGATAAATGCATATGTCGTATGGTTGACTGCCAGTATTGCCACATTAAAGGAGAACATCAGTATATTGAAGGTGAACACAAGGAACTGTGTCCGAAATTCCCTATAACATGTCCCAATGATTGCAAGGTTGGAAATGTCCCAAGAGATGGTGTAGTAGAACACATGAAGATGTGTCCACTGGAGCTAATTCAGTGTGAGTATCACATAGTGGGTTGTGATGAGACGATAGCTCGTAAGGACCAGAAGAAGCACAACAAGGAGAAGGTGGAAGAACACTTGTCCTTTACAAAACAAGCACTATCTGTTACTCAGGATCATCTCAAAGTTATGGAAGTTGAAACAGGgaatagtaaaaatttactTAGTAAACAGTTTGAACAAATGCACACTAAATTTACAGAACAGCTACATCCTATCTGCGAAAAACTAGATGTTGTGCTAATTGATCTCAATGCCACACAGGTAGATACAAAGAAAATGCAAGAGCAGATTGACAAAGAGCTTGCTTCATCCACAAATGAAATATCTGCTGTAAAGGAAGATTTCAAAGATTTTCAAAGCCAAGCTCAGGAGACCACTGCAGATCTCGTTCAAAAGATTACAGCAGCTCAGACAGAAACAAAGAAAGCTACGGATGACTTTattcaaagacttgaagaatcTGAGAATACCCTCAAACAAGAATTAGTAATCACTCAACAAAAATTAGCTGACACTGACCAAAAGCTCTCAGCTACACAAGAGGATGCAGAAAAGGCTAAAGAAGAGTCAAAGAAAACAATTGACGAACTTACTCAGAAACTCACCAATACAGAGGAGGATCTCCACATCACAAAACAGCAACTATCCGCAACTTATCAAAATCTTGCGAATGTTGAAAAAGAGCATGCTACCCTAGCTGCCAATATTGATGACGCACTAGCTAAACTGGAAACTAAATTCCAAacaaaaatcactgaaattgaAGCTGCTGCTCAAAAAAAGATTGCTGAGTTGGAAGCTAAACTACAGCAGAAAATGCATCAAACAGAACAACAGTTTTATTGGCATAGAAAGATGGCATTATCAGCTGAAGACCTTTCATCAGGTGATCAGGTTGTTCCAGTAATTGTTAAGATGTCAGAGTATACTAAAAAGAAAAACCATAAAGTCACATGGTACAGTGACTCATTCTACACCCATCAAAAAGGATACAAAATGTGCTTGTGTGTTGATGCTGCTGGTTTAAGTGGTGGAAGTAGAAGCTACCTGTCAGTGAAGCTATACGTAATGAAAGGTCCCTATGATAATCAGTTAACATGGCCACTGAAAGGATATTGTGAGATACAATTGTTGAACCAGATCAGCAGCAGTTACCACTATGTATGCCACAATGGAATGTACTGGGATTATGGCCACAATAGAGTCACCATAGCCAGCTGGGAGGTTAGTAATTATTACATGTGGTTCAGTGAACGATTCATTACCAATGAAGACCTCAATACTATGACCAAAACTCGTCAGTACCTCAAAGATGATTGTATATACTTCCAAGTGCAGTATGTAATGAACTAA